TTGGGTTGCACGAATACCCAGCCCCGGCGCACGCATTCCGCGAGTACGGCGAGCGCGGGATCGTCTTGGAGATAGTCTGCGCTCCACGAATGCAACAGCACGACGAGTGGCCGTGAGCCGCACGAGAGGGACGGAACATACAGGCGGGCGGGCTGGTCTGTGCCATCAAGCGTACTTGGAATCTGCACAACGTTAAGTTTTGCGCGCAGTGCCTCGTCGCGAGAATGGTATGGAGCCGCGTTTGCCAGCAGCGATCCCGCGAACAATACGCCGAATGCGGCGGTAAACCACGTGCGCATAGAAATCACCTCGCGTTTTGGCAAGACAATATCAGACTCTTGTTACGATGACCAGAATGGTATGGACGGTATGGACGGGCTGAAGAGATAGGGTGTCTTTGCTCGACTCTTGGTGCGATTGCCTTGGGAGTCTGGGCGCTTCACTCTCCTCTCGACTTTCGTTATGCTGAAAACGGAGGGGAAAACCGATGACACCACCTAAACCTTCGAGACGCGATGTATTGAAAGGACTTGGGGCGGGCTTTGTGCTTGCGAGTGCCGCATCGGCGGAAGAGGCGGTCACGAAAGACACTAAGAAGGAGAGCGATACGAGTATGGAGATGCCTAAACCGGAACCGCGTGTTGCGCAGTACGAATCGCTTGCATACGGGATGTTTCTGCATTGGGGACTGTATTCGCAGTTGGGACGCGGCGAATGGGTCATGCACATGGAGAAGATTCCGCCGCAAGAGTACAAGAAGCTGCGAAACACGTTCACGGCGTCGGAGTTTGACGGAATCAGGATTGCGCAGACCGCGAAGAAGGCCGGGATGAAATACATCACGCTTACGACGCGGCATCACGAGGGTTTCAGTCTTTACGACACGCGCGGGTTGTCGGACTACGACGCGGTGCATTCGCCGGCGAAGCGCGATTTGGTTGCCGATTTTGTGAAGGGCTGCAATGCGATGGACATCAAGCCTTTCTTCTACCACACGACGCTGGATTGGTATCAGGAGAGTTTCGAGAAGGACTTCAATGCCTACCTGGATTACTTGCTGCAGTCGGTCGAGATTCTCTGCACGCAGTACGGGCCGATTGGCGGGCTGTGGTTTGACGGGAACTGGAGCAAGCCAGAGGGCACGGACTGGAAAGAGGATCGGCTCTACGCAATGATCCGAAAGCATCAGCCCGAGGCCATGATCATCAACAACACGGGGCTGCACGCGCGGGGAGCGGTGGGCAATCCGGAGATCGATTGCGTGACTTTTGAGCAGGGTCACCCCACGCCGATGGATCGTCGAGGGATGCCGAAGTATCTGGCGGCCGAGATGTGCCAGACGATGAACATGCATTGGGGCATCGGGTACAGAGATTTCTGTTACATGTCGCCGAAGGAAATCATCACAAATCTGTGCGCGTGCAGAAAAGTCGGGGCGAACTACTTGCTCAACATCGGCCCGACCGCGGAAGGCGCGTTGCCGGATTATGAGACGGCCGCTGTTATCAGGACCGGAGATTGGCTCAAGTTGTATGCAGAAGTCATCTACAGCGGAAAGCCTTGCGGCGTGACGTCGGCAGGTAAGGACTTTGCGTTGGAAGCGGACGGCAAGACGTATCTCTTCGTGCACGACCTCTCCGTGAGTGGAAATGCGCACGTGACCGCGGACATGCAGGGGCCGGGTCCAAGAAAATTCGCCGGGCTCACGAAGTCCATCTCCAAGGCGGAGTGGATCGACACCGGTGATGTGCTCAAGTTCGAACAGGATG
This DNA window, taken from Candidatus Hydrogenedentota bacterium, encodes the following:
- a CDS encoding alpha-L-fucosidase, translated to MTPPKPSRRDVLKGLGAGFVLASAASAEEAVTKDTKKESDTSMEMPKPEPRVAQYESLAYGMFLHWGLYSQLGRGEWVMHMEKIPPQEYKKLRNTFTASEFDGIRIAQTAKKAGMKYITLTTRHHEGFSLYDTRGLSDYDAVHSPAKRDLVADFVKGCNAMDIKPFFYHTTLDWYQESFEKDFNAYLDYLLQSVEILCTQYGPIGGLWFDGNWSKPEGTDWKEDRLYAMIRKHQPEAMIINNTGLHARGAVGNPEIDCVTFEQGHPTPMDRRGMPKYLAAEMCQTMNMHWGIGYRDFCYMSPKEIITNLCACRKVGANYLLNIGPTAEGALPDYETAAVIRTGDWLKLYAEVIYSGKPCGVTSAGKDFALEADGKTYLFVHDLSVSGNAHVTADMQGPGPRKFAGLTKSISKAEWIDTGDVLKFEQDAASGQFTLETTGFPYGTNTVVRVARLT